One bacterium DNA segment encodes these proteins:
- a CDS encoding D-alanyl-D-alanine carboxypeptidase family protein yields the protein MRHRLHATTFRTWMLVVCGLLPLQPWSAPAAWAAPRPHTPVSRAGPVETASMLLMEVGSGDVLESTHPHVQRAPASLDKLMTLYLTLRAIHAGRLTPDTNVTVSTDAWRIGRVPGSSRMFLNVGDTVTVGQLLEGLMVASGNDAAEALAETVGGSAERFVDDMNATAARLGMHDTHFVTPHGLPAPGEHVSAWDMALLARQLLLEFPDATRYSSPQYESYAGIRQANWNNLVFRDPRVDGLKTGHTAESGYSIVATARDGQLRLVAVVLGAPTVRRRTALAEGMLAAGFAHYTVVAVPWQTIVPASLRVYGGRAPAVPLQPAHPVQVLIARGSRGDFDVTEQITVRPFAPIGQGQQVGLITVGRGGRVMQTVPLLAGTAVDRSGLFGRVWGAVRYAAASLLHRHPQMTRGTYSPPVPAS from the coding sequence ATGCGGCATCGACTGCACGCAACGACGTTTCGTACGTGGATGCTCGTGGTCTGCGGTCTCCTGCCGCTCCAGCCATGGAGCGCGCCCGCCGCCTGGGCGGCGCCGCGGCCCCACACCCCGGTTTCCCGCGCCGGCCCGGTCGAGACCGCCTCGATGCTGCTCATGGAGGTCGGCAGCGGCGACGTGCTGGAGAGTACGCACCCCCACGTCCAGCGGGCGCCGGCCAGTCTCGACAAGTTGATGACGCTCTATCTGACGCTGCGGGCAATCCACGCGGGGCGGCTCACGCCGGACACGAACGTGACGGTGAGCACGGACGCCTGGCGCATCGGCCGCGTCCCCGGCAGCAGCCGCATGTTCCTGAACGTGGGGGACACGGTGACGGTGGGGCAGCTGCTGGAGGGCCTGATGGTGGCATCCGGCAACGATGCCGCCGAGGCGCTCGCCGAGACGGTCGGGGGATCGGCGGAGCGGTTCGTCGACGACATGAACGCTACCGCCGCGCGGCTCGGGATGCACGACACGCACTTTGTCACCCCCCACGGGCTGCCCGCGCCCGGGGAGCACGTGAGCGCCTGGGACATGGCGCTCCTCGCCCGGCAGCTCCTGCTCGAGTTTCCGGATGCGACCCGCTACAGCAGCCCGCAGTACGAATCGTACGCCGGCATCCGGCAAGCCAACTGGAACAACCTGGTCTTTCGTGACCCGCGCGTGGACGGCCTGAAGACCGGGCACACCGCGGAGTCCGGCTACAGCATCGTCGCGACCGCGCGCGACGGCCAACTCCGGCTGGTCGCAGTCGTGCTCGGCGCGCCGACGGTTCGCCGGCGGACCGCGCTCGCCGAAGGCATGCTGGCGGCGGGCTTCGCCCACTACACCGTCGTCGCGGTCCCTTGGCAGACCATCGTGCCGGCATCTCTGCGGGTGTACGGCGGGCGCGCCCCCGCCGTGCCGCTGCAGCCGGCGCATCCCGTGCAGGTGCTGATCGCCCGGGGCTCGCGCGGAGACTTCGACGTGACGGAGCAGATCACTGTGCGTCCGTTCGCGCCGATCGGACAGGGGCAGCAGGTCGGCCTGATCACCGTCGGCCGTGGCGGCCGCGTCATGCAGACGGTGCCGCTGCTGGCCGGGACCGCGGTCGACCGCAGCGGGTTGTTCGGCCGCGTGTGGGGCGCCGTCCGCTACGCGGCGGCGTCGCTGCTGCACCGGCATCCTCAGATGACGCGCGGCACCTATTCCCCGCCCGTCCCCGCAAGTTAA
- a CDS encoding Zn-dependent alcohol dehydrogenase — MVRAAVFYEVGKPLVVEDVELEPPRPGEVLVRIVATGVCHSDLHYIKGDLTMPLPVVLGHEASGIVASVGAGVDSVRPGDHVVLLFAPACGACRYCDSGRPHLCEMRYRVRGRMPDGTTRLRLRGEEINHFTCVSSWAEQAVVPASGVLRIDRDLPLSVAALLGCAVTTGVGAVVNTARVAPGSSVAVIGLGGVGLNVVQGARIAGAATIIGVDLLDHRLEAARQFGATHVVNAKRDDAVAAIRDLTGGGADYTFEVIGRPETVRQAVDAAARGGVAVAVGIPPAKAELAVGGPALVLNEKTLKGCFYGSSRLRDDIPRLLRLYYGRHLMLDELVTASFPLERVNEAVEVLERGEGLRTILQVSAA; from the coding sequence GTGGTGCGCGCCGCGGTCTTCTACGAAGTCGGTAAGCCTCTGGTCGTCGAGGACGTCGAACTCGAGCCGCCGCGCCCCGGAGAGGTCCTCGTCCGCATCGTCGCCACCGGCGTGTGCCACAGCGATCTGCACTACATCAAGGGCGACCTGACGATGCCGCTGCCGGTGGTGCTCGGCCACGAGGCGTCGGGGATCGTGGCGTCCGTGGGCGCCGGCGTCGATTCGGTGCGGCCGGGCGATCACGTGGTCCTGCTCTTCGCCCCCGCCTGCGGGGCGTGCCGGTACTGCGACAGCGGCCGGCCGCATCTCTGCGAAATGCGCTACCGCGTCCGCGGACGGATGCCGGACGGTACGACTCGCCTCAGGCTGCGCGGCGAGGAAATCAACCATTTCACCTGTGTCTCATCGTGGGCGGAGCAGGCGGTCGTGCCGGCGTCCGGCGTGCTGCGCATCGACCGCGATCTCCCGCTGTCGGTCGCGGCCCTGCTCGGCTGCGCCGTGACGACGGGCGTCGGCGCCGTGGTCAACACCGCGCGCGTGGCGCCGGGATCCAGCGTCGCGGTCATCGGGCTCGGCGGGGTCGGGCTCAACGTGGTGCAGGGCGCCCGGATTGCCGGCGCCGCGACGATCATCGGCGTGGACCTTCTCGATCACCGCCTCGAGGCGGCGCGGCAGTTCGGCGCCACGCACGTCGTGAACGCCAAGCGCGACGACGCGGTGGCCGCCATCCGCGACCTGACGGGCGGCGGCGCCGATTACACCTTCGAGGTGATCGGCCGGCCCGAGACGGTGCGCCAGGCGGTCGACGCGGCGGCGCGCGGCGGCGTCGCGGTGGCGGTCGGCATCCCGCCGGCGAAGGCAGAGCTGGCGGTCGGGGGCCCGGCGCTCGTGCTGAACGAAAAGACGCTGAAGGGCTGTTTCTACGGATCCTCCCGCCTGCGGGACGACATTCCGCGGCTGCTGCGGTTGTACTATGGCCGGCACCTCATGCTCGACGAGCTCGTGACCGCGTCGTTTCCCCTCGAGCGGGTGAACGAGGCAGTGGAGGTCCTGGAGCGAGGGGAGGGCCTGCGGACGATCCTGCAGGTGTCGGCGGCGTGA
- a CDS encoding DMT family transporter, whose protein sequence is MQDKRAAAPAADAVFYVYVPLVWGLNYIVIKAALPAFDSPLAFNALRWALAAALLLALVLVRRDRLWIAPRDRPRILALSLLGNVLQQVTFVEGIRLTTAGQAALFMSLTPVMVAAASAALRLERVGRRTWAGIVLSVLGLAAILHPGAATGPATAPWGDLLVLASAACWAYYTIACRPLTERYAPSVVATVPVLVAAAALALIGIPALRRQSWTAVGAAAWAGIAYSGGLLIALGYVAWSVAIRRIGASRTAVLTNLNPVVALIAAWLLLGERLDPLQAAGAVLVIAGVVLTRG, encoded by the coding sequence ATGCAGGACAAACGCGCGGCCGCGCCCGCCGCCGATGCGGTGTTCTACGTGTACGTTCCCCTGGTGTGGGGACTCAACTACATCGTAATCAAAGCGGCGCTACCCGCCTTTGACTCGCCGCTGGCCTTCAACGCGCTGCGGTGGGCGCTGGCCGCGGCGCTGCTTCTCGCCTTGGTGCTCGTCCGGCGCGACCGCCTCTGGATCGCGCCGCGCGACCGGCCGCGGATCCTGGCCCTCTCGCTGCTCGGCAACGTGCTCCAGCAGGTCACGTTCGTGGAGGGCATCCGGCTGACCACCGCGGGCCAGGCGGCCCTGTTCATGAGCCTCACCCCGGTAATGGTCGCGGCCGCCAGCGCCGCGCTGCGGCTGGAGCGGGTCGGGCGACGAACCTGGGCGGGGATCGTCTTATCGGTGCTCGGACTTGCGGCGATCCTGCATCCCGGCGCGGCGACCGGGCCGGCGACCGCGCCGTGGGGCGATCTTTTGGTGCTCGCGTCGGCGGCTTGCTGGGCCTACTACACCATCGCCTGCCGGCCGCTCACCGAGCGTTACGCGCCGTCCGTCGTCGCAACCGTGCCGGTACTGGTGGCGGCCGCAGCACTCGCGCTGATCGGGATTCCGGCGCTGCGCCGGCAGTCGTGGACGGCCGTCGGGGCCGCCGCCTGGGCCGGCATCGCCTATTCCGGCGGCCTCCTGATCGCCCTCGGCTACGTCGCCTGGTCGGTCGCGATTCGCCGAATCGGCGCGTCGCGCACCGCGGTGCTCACGAATCTGAATCCCGTGGTGGCGCTGATCGCGGCCTGGCTCCTGCTCGGCGAGCGCCTGGATCCGCTCCAGGCCGCCGGCGCCGTCCTCGTGATCGCGGGCGTCGTGCTCACGCGCGGCTGA
- the ada gene encoding bifunctional DNA-binding transcriptional regulator/O6-methylguanine-DNA methyltransferase Ada has product MLTTQEAAVLNGRSNGSGGGGGLTPSGGDADDRRWHAVLARDPAADGVFVFAVRSTGVYCRPSCAARRPRRDRVEFFPGPREAAAAGYRPCRRCRPDGPAATDDLVGLTRSACRYIETHLDEPLRLPALAAALGRTPRQIRHAFTRILGLSPKRYVDACRLDLVKARLRARAAVTAALYDAGYGSSSRLYERAASRLGMTPAAYRRGGAGTTIRYTTAATPLGRLLVGGTDRGVCAVALGDAEARLLDNLRDEYPAARLARDDAGLAAPVQAILAYLDGRRPHLDLPLDVRATAFQGRVWDALRAIPFGATRSYEDVARAIGRPAAVRAVAAACAANPVSLLIPCHRVIRKNGGLGGYRWGLERKRALLERERRAAAARPVRAVSRA; this is encoded by the coding sequence ATGTTGACGACACAGGAGGCCGCGGTGCTGAACGGCCGGAGCAACGGCAGCGGTGGTGGCGGCGGCCTGACCCCGAGCGGGGGGGACGCCGACGACCGGCGGTGGCACGCCGTACTCGCCCGCGATCCCGCGGCCGACGGGGTATTCGTGTTCGCGGTGCGCTCGACCGGCGTCTACTGCCGGCCTTCCTGCGCGGCGCGGCGGCCGCGGCGCGATCGGGTGGAGTTTTTCCCCGGCCCTCGCGAAGCGGCGGCGGCCGGGTATCGGCCGTGCCGGCGGTGCCGGCCCGACGGCCCGGCCGCCACCGACGACCTGGTCGGTCTGACGCGGAGCGCCTGCCGGTACATCGAAACACACCTCGACGAGCCTCTGCGGCTCCCGGCCCTGGCGGCGGCGCTCGGCCGCACGCCTCGGCAGATCCGCCACGCGTTCACCCGTATTCTCGGGCTCTCACCGAAGCGGTATGTGGACGCCTGCCGGCTCGATCTGGTCAAGGCGCGGCTGCGGGCGCGGGCGGCGGTGACGGCCGCGTTGTATGACGCGGGCTACGGCTCGAGCAGCCGGCTCTACGAGCGGGCGGCGTCGCGCCTCGGCATGACCCCCGCGGCGTACCGCCGCGGGGGCGCCGGCACCACGATCCGGTACACGACGGCGGCCACCCCGCTCGGGCGCCTGCTGGTCGGCGGGACAGACCGCGGCGTCTGCGCGGTCGCGCTCGGCGACGCCGAGGCGCGGTTGCTCGATAACCTGCGGGACGAGTACCCGGCCGCGCGGCTCGCGCGCGACGATGCCGGCCTCGCGGCTCCCGTGCAGGCCATTCTGGCATATCTCGACGGCCGGCGGCCGCACCTCGATCTGCCGCTCGACGTGCGGGCCACCGCGTTTCAGGGACGCGTCTGGGACGCCCTCCGTGCAATCCCGTTCGGCGCCACGCGCTCCTACGAGGACGTGGCGCGGGCGATCGGCCGGCCGGCGGCCGTCCGCGCCGTCGCCGCGGCGTGCGCGGCGAACCCGGTCTCGCTCCTCATTCCCTGCCATCGGGTGATCCGGAAGAACGGCGGTCTCGGCGGGTACCGCTGGGGCCTGGAACGCAAGCGCGCGCTGCTCGAGCGGGAACGGCGGGCCGCGGCGGCACGGCCGGTCCGGGCGGTCAGCCGCGCGTGA
- a CDS encoding metalloregulator ArsR/SmtB family transcription factor, giving the protein MPRAATTTDVFNAIAESRRRAIIDVLVDGRAHAVGDVVARLRMPQPAVSKHLGVLREVGIVSVSRHGRRRLYRLNAEGLRPVHDWVKTYERFWTHQLRRIKERAERTVTDRSARRHGHPKDEEAG; this is encoded by the coding sequence ATGCCACGGGCTGCGACCACCACGGATGTCTTCAACGCGATCGCGGAGTCCCGCCGGCGGGCGATCATCGATGTGCTCGTGGACGGCCGCGCGCACGCCGTGGGAGACGTGGTCGCGAGGCTGCGGATGCCGCAGCCGGCGGTGTCGAAGCACCTCGGCGTCCTGCGCGAGGTCGGGATCGTCTCGGTGAGCCGGCACGGCCGGCGCCGCCTGTACCGCCTCAACGCGGAAGGGTTGAGACCGGTGCACGACTGGGTGAAGACGTATGAACGCTTCTGGACCCATCAGCTCCGGCGGATCAAGGAGCGGGCCGAGCGCACCGTGACGGACCGGTCGGCCCGCAGGCACGGACACCCCAAGGACGAGGAGGCCGGATGA
- a CDS encoding SRPBCC domain-containing protein: protein MMPTSTPEQNVRTLEVSQEETIAAPIDVVFETLLEQLGPLNETEPGSPLPMTLEPWPGGRWYRDLGNNAGHLWGHVQVIKPPTLLEIHGPLFMSYAAVSHVQYRLTAEGGATRLALLHRAIGQITPEHHEGVAHGWGYILARIRERAEHREGAPR from the coding sequence ATGATGCCGACGAGCACGCCAGAACAGAATGTTCGCACGCTCGAGGTCAGCCAGGAGGAGACGATCGCGGCGCCGATCGACGTCGTGTTCGAGACGCTGCTGGAACAGCTCGGTCCGCTCAATGAGACGGAGCCGGGGTCACCGCTGCCCATGACACTCGAGCCGTGGCCGGGCGGCCGATGGTACCGCGACTTGGGGAACAACGCGGGCCACCTGTGGGGCCACGTGCAGGTGATCAAGCCCCCCACCCTCCTCGAGATCCACGGGCCGCTGTTCATGTCCTACGCGGCGGTGTCGCACGTGCAGTACAGGCTGACGGCCGAAGGCGGCGCCACGCGCCTCGCGCTCCTCCATCGCGCGATCGGGCAGATTACCCCCGAGCATCACGAGGGTGTGGCGCATGGCTGGGGCTACATTCTCGCGCGGATTCGGGAACGGGCAGAACATCGCGAAGGCGCGCCGCGGTGA
- a CDS encoding helix-turn-helix domain-containing protein, whose translation MGRGPRSHCPISLALEAIGDRWSLLILRDVIVRGKTRYQEFLNSEEGISTNILADRLVRLEQQSLLTKSDDPDDKRQFRYSPTQKALDLLPIIFEMGRWSAKYDPGTDVTNPFFLRMKAGKEGFLRQIRVQFEGLDGPGAARQGRPLRRRRPRSMQG comes from the coding sequence ATGGGGAGAGGTCCGCGGTCTCACTGCCCAATTTCGCTGGCGCTGGAAGCCATCGGCGATCGGTGGAGCCTGCTGATCCTCCGGGATGTGATCGTGCGGGGGAAGACCCGCTATCAGGAATTTTTGAACTCGGAAGAAGGAATTTCGACGAATATCCTGGCCGATCGACTCGTCCGGCTCGAGCAGCAGAGTCTGCTCACCAAGTCCGACGATCCGGACGACAAGCGGCAGTTTCGGTACTCTCCGACACAGAAGGCGCTGGATCTGCTGCCGATCATCTTCGAAATGGGGCGTTGGAGCGCGAAGTACGATCCCGGAACGGACGTGACGAATCCGTTTTTCCTGCGGATGAAGGCGGGCAAGGAGGGGTTCTTGAGGCAGATACGGGTCCAGTTCGAAGGACTCGACGGCCCCGGCGCCGCTCGACAAGGCCGTCCTCTTCGAAGGAGGCGGCCGCGGTCGATGCAAGGATAA
- a CDS encoding HlyD family secretion protein, whose amino-acid sequence MADTEPANLDATSATPPRATEVAMGGQRGTGDAPSAGTGSRPRRRARWWLLGMILVVIAAGVRYTVHYFGYAGTHPSTDDAYVQGDTAIISAKVFGRVSRVFIRGYELVHKGEPLVELDPVDARIAAQQAQAALEAAQTRVHQAEAALVAQQHEASAAFAQARAARAAADAHVPQSQTAVTLEDQTVHDSISMAQAQLSAATAQVTAARSNLDKARNDLARARELFSEGAIASQQVDQAQAAYDAAAAAEHGAVDAVSQARASLAQAQAAQLRVPIRRLDVAAAIAQQDQATAGLETARAGFDVVTQREAEVATARAQVAQAEAQLAALRQQLDYTTIFAPDDALVGSDVPVQPGQVVQPGQTLLTLVFSSRKWVQANFKETQLGGVRIGQPVTVRVDLLRRTFHGHVEQLGPATGGALSVLPAQNATGNFTKVVQRVPVRIALDDAPDDLQVGLSVEATVDTTRRPALARRAVTGGR is encoded by the coding sequence ATGGCGGACACCGAGCCGGCCAACCTGGACGCAACAAGCGCCACTCCACCACGCGCCACGGAAGTGGCGATGGGCGGCCAACGCGGTACAGGAGATGCGCCCTCCGCCGGTACGGGAAGCCGTCCCCGTCGCCGGGCGCGCTGGTGGCTGCTCGGGATGATCCTGGTGGTAATCGCCGCCGGGGTACGCTACACCGTTCATTACTTCGGCTACGCCGGAACCCATCCCAGCACCGATGATGCGTACGTGCAGGGTGACACCGCGATCATCAGCGCCAAGGTCTTTGGCCGGGTCAGCCGTGTGTTCATACGAGGCTACGAGTTGGTCCACAAGGGTGAGCCGCTCGTCGAGCTCGACCCCGTGGACGCCCGGATCGCGGCACAGCAGGCGCAGGCCGCGCTTGAAGCCGCGCAGACCCGTGTCCACCAAGCGGAAGCGGCCCTCGTTGCGCAGCAGCACGAAGCGAGTGCCGCGTTTGCCCAGGCCCGGGCCGCCCGGGCCGCGGCGGACGCGCACGTCCCGCAGAGTCAGACCGCGGTCACGCTGGAAGACCAGACCGTCCACGACTCGATCTCGATGGCGCAAGCGCAACTCAGCGCCGCCACGGCGCAGGTCACCGCGGCGCGCTCCAATCTCGACAAGGCCCGCAACGATCTCGCGCGGGCACGGGAGCTGTTTTCGGAAGGCGCGATTGCCTCGCAGCAGGTGGACCAGGCCCAGGCCGCGTACGATGCCGCCGCCGCGGCGGAGCACGGCGCTGTCGATGCCGTGAGCCAGGCCCGGGCATCGCTCGCGCAGGCGCAGGCCGCGCAACTCCGGGTCCCGATCCGGCGGCTCGACGTCGCCGCCGCGATCGCGCAGCAAGACCAAGCCACGGCGGGGCTCGAGACCGCACGTGCGGGATTCGACGTGGTGACGCAGCGGGAGGCGGAAGTCGCCACCGCCCGCGCTCAGGTGGCGCAGGCCGAGGCCCAACTCGCCGCGCTGCGTCAGCAGCTGGACTACACAACGATCTTCGCTCCCGACGACGCGCTCGTGGGGAGCGACGTCCCCGTGCAACCCGGCCAGGTCGTCCAGCCCGGTCAGACGCTGCTGACGCTCGTGTTCTCGTCGCGCAAGTGGGTACAGGCCAACTTCAAGGAAACCCAGCTCGGCGGCGTCCGGATCGGTCAACCCGTCACGGTCCGGGTCGATCTCCTGCGCCGGACCTTCCACGGCCACGTCGAGCAGCTCGGGCCGGCCACCGGCGGAGCCCTCTCGGTCCTGCCGGCGCAGAACGCCACCGGAAACTTCACCAAGGTCGTCCAGCGGGTGCCCGTGCGCATCGCCCTCGACGACGCACCCGATGACCTCCAGGTCGGGCTCTCGGTCGAGGCGACGGTCGACACGACACGGCGGCCGGCACTCGCTCGACGTGCCGTCACCGGCGGACGGTGA
- a CDS encoding DHA2 family efflux MFS transporter permease subunit, with amino-acid sequence MDALPAGARMGADPGSGLSAAPNKWLVTAAISLGTLMGTIDTSIVNVALPHVQATFGVAVTEATWITTAYLVAIVVMLPLTGWLGPTVGRKRVYQTGLLVFISASFLAGIAPSLPVLIAARVLQGLGAAVLGPTEQAILRETFPPHQQGLGAGLYGLVLLVGPTIGPLLGGFITDSYTWRWIFFINLPVGLLGFAMVAAIIREAPRHEGPVRFDFVGVGLMAVGLSSLVVVLEQGNRWEWFDSPLVWGLALTAGSGLLLFVFWELIGTETPAVDLRILGNRAFTAIWLSVGAVGFGLFGGLVLVSLFLQEGLGYTALQTGVQFFPRGLVSMAVSPIGGMIAGLLGPRFVVGPGLVLAGLSMSLMSRWTLDAGPEQVLLPMLILGFAFPMMIVPLFSAGLNAVERPKAIKAASLMNLMLQLGGAFGTAVIATMLERGTTLFHARLVEQARPDHPAWAEATRQVTALMIRGGSNATTAQQQALALLDRIITGQATVLSFEHAFMIIALVFFGALVATPFLAGKGQPAPGAAVAVEH; translated from the coding sequence ATGGACGCGCTGCCCGCAGGCGCGAGGATGGGAGCCGACCCCGGGAGCGGCCTCTCGGCCGCTCCGAATAAGTGGCTGGTTACCGCGGCGATCTCGCTCGGCACTCTGATGGGGACGATCGACACGTCGATCGTCAATGTCGCGCTGCCCCACGTGCAGGCCACCTTTGGGGTTGCGGTGACCGAAGCCACCTGGATCACCACGGCGTACCTGGTGGCGATTGTGGTGATGTTGCCGCTCACCGGATGGCTCGGCCCCACCGTCGGACGCAAGCGGGTTTACCAGACCGGGCTCCTCGTCTTCATCAGCGCGTCGTTCCTGGCCGGGATCGCACCGTCGCTCCCTGTCCTGATCGCGGCCCGCGTGCTGCAGGGACTTGGCGCGGCGGTCCTCGGGCCGACCGAGCAGGCGATCTTGCGAGAGACGTTCCCGCCGCATCAGCAGGGGCTCGGGGCCGGTCTCTACGGCCTGGTCCTGCTGGTGGGACCGACCATCGGTCCCCTGCTCGGCGGCTTCATCACCGACAGTTACACGTGGCGCTGGATCTTCTTCATCAACCTTCCGGTAGGTCTGCTCGGTTTCGCCATGGTCGCCGCCATCATCCGCGAAGCCCCCCGGCACGAGGGGCCGGTGCGGTTCGACTTTGTGGGAGTCGGGCTCATGGCCGTCGGGCTGTCGAGCCTCGTGGTCGTCCTGGAGCAGGGCAACCGGTGGGAGTGGTTCGACTCCCCGCTCGTCTGGGGACTCGCTCTGACCGCCGGGTCCGGCCTGCTGTTGTTCGTCTTCTGGGAATTGATCGGGACGGAGACGCCCGCCGTCGATCTGCGCATCCTCGGCAACCGTGCGTTTACCGCCATCTGGCTCAGCGTTGGAGCCGTCGGCTTCGGCCTGTTCGGCGGTCTGGTACTCGTCTCGCTGTTCCTGCAGGAGGGCCTGGGCTATACGGCCCTCCAGACGGGCGTCCAGTTTTTCCCCCGCGGTCTTGTGTCGATGGCCGTCTCACCGATCGGAGGGATGATCGCCGGCCTCCTCGGGCCTCGGTTTGTCGTCGGACCCGGGCTCGTGCTCGCCGGGTTATCGATGTCCCTGATGTCCCGCTGGACACTCGACGCGGGACCGGAGCAGGTCCTGCTCCCGATGCTGATCCTCGGATTTGCATTTCCGATGATGATCGTCCCGCTCTTCTCGGCGGGGCTCAACGCCGTCGAACGGCCCAAAGCGATCAAAGCGGCGAGCCTGATGAACCTGATGCTCCAGTTGGGAGGCGCGTTTGGGACCGCCGTGATCGCAACGATGCTGGAGCGCGGCACGACGCTGTTCCACGCACGCCTCGTCGAGCAGGCGCGACCCGACCATCCGGCGTGGGCGGAAGCCACGCGCCAGGTCACCGCATTGATGATACGCGGGGGCAGCAATGCCACAACGGCCCAACAGCAGGCCCTCGCCCTCCTCGACCGCATCATCACCGGGCAGGCCACGGTCCTGTCGTTCGAGCACGCGTTCATGATCATCGCCTTGGTGTTCTTCGGCGCGCTGGTCGCGACGCCGTTTCTCGCGGGAAAGGGCCAGCCGGCACCCGGAGCCGCTGTGGCGGTCGAGCACTAG